ACGCGAATTCAATTAGAAAAACATTTAGATAACGTTAAAAAATTGGATTCAAGAGATCATAGAAAAATTTCTAAAATATTAGATTTATATCATATTCAGGAAGATTTACCAGGAATGATTTTTTGGCATAGAAATGGATGGATTGTTTTTCAAGAATTAAAAAAACTTATTCGTGTTAAACTAAGAAAATATAATTATCAAGAAGTTAAAACTCCTGTCATGATGAATAAAAAAATATGGAAAGATAGTGGTCATTTAGATAATTATAAAGAGTCCATGTTCATGGTATGTTCCAGTAATTTTGAGTATGGAATAAAACCTATGAATTGCCCTGGGCATGTACAAATTTTTAACCATGTTGTTCGTTCTTATCGTGATCTTCCAATTCGTATTTCAGAATTTGGTAGTTGTCATCGTAATGAGCCTTCGGGTGCATTGCATGGTTTGATGCGGATTAGAAATTTTACTCAAGACGATGCACATATTTTTTGCCGAGAGGATCAAATATGTAGCGAGGTTAGCAACTGCATACGAATGGTGTATGAGATATATAAGATATTTGGTTTTAAGAAGATTCTAGTTAGATTATCTACAAGACCTAAAAATAGAATTGGAAATGATAATATATGGGATAAAGCTGAAAATGATTTAGCTACGTCATTGCGCGAAAGTAAGATAGAATTTGAGTATCAGCATGGAGAAGGGGCTTTTTATGGTCCAAAAATTGAACTGTCATTATTTGATTCTTTAGGACGTGTTTGGCAGTGTGCTACTATACAATTAGATTTTTGTTTACCAATAAATTTAAAGGCATTTTACATTGATCATAATAATGAACGTAAAGTTCCAATTATAGTTCATAGAGCGGTATTAGGTTCTATTGAAAGGTTTATTGGTATTTTGATAGAAGAGTACATAGGAAACTTTCCAACGTGGTTAGCTCCCATCCAAGTAGTTTTAGCTAATGTTAATAGTAATCATCTTCAATATATTAAACTATTATATAAAGAATTTTATGCTTTGGGAATTCGTTCAGAAATAGATTCAAGAAATGAAACTATTAGTTATAAAATTAGAGAACATATTGCACGTAAAATTCCTTATATAATTATTTGTGGTGATAAAGAGGTAAAAAATAACACGATAACACTTAGAACTAGGTCTGGGAAGAA
Above is a window of Buchnera aphidicola str. Bp (Baizongia pistaciae) DNA encoding:
- the thrS gene encoding threonine--tRNA ligase; its protein translation is MPTIKFIDGTCRVYPGSISVLDILKDVSPNSVQDFMFGCVNGISVDRNAIVTNDSIVKFVYKTDQSTLDIIRYSCICLLGKAVKKLWPSSKIGESDVLENGFFCDIEVDFSFNETSLHLLEACMRQMINKKYKIYTKTFSLKKASTIFKNRNETYKLFLLDRLVNFSNQVVSLCFHEEYIDIQKKISVPNIFLCRNFRLQKFSGVYWKGKRENKVLQRIYGTSWITRIQLEKHLDNVKKLDSRDHRKISKILDLYHIQEDLPGMIFWHRNGWIVFQELKKLIRVKLRKYNYQEVKTPVMMNKKIWKDSGHLDNYKESMFMVCSSNFEYGIKPMNCPGHVQIFNHVVRSYRDLPIRISEFGSCHRNEPSGALHGLMRIRNFTQDDAHIFCREDQICSEVSNCIRMVYEIYKIFGFKKILVRLSTRPKNRIGNDNIWDKAENDLATSLRESKIEFEYQHGEGAFYGPKIELSLFDSLGRVWQCATIQLDFCLPINLKAFYIDHNNERKVPIIVHRAVLGSIERFIGILIEEYIGNFPTWLAPIQVVLANVNSNHLQYIKLLYKEFYALGIRSEIDSRNETISYKIREHIARKIPYIIICGDKEVKNNTITLRTRSGKNFYCIDVQFFISKLCKEINSYSCSLMEE